The following proteins are encoded in a genomic region of Alistipes shahii WAL 8301:
- a CDS encoding DUF4302 domain-containing protein, translating into MKKRINILLLAGLLFSAVACDDSENNFSESTSTRIEQTLERYKFALQAGKTWVMEYFPDENLGYGGWIYIVEFQDDRMVKAWFEGSTFVEADPLRTESEYRVEFSTGPMLKFATHNDYLHFFSFPGDNGAGYQGWKGDYEFTFMSLSPAFDEIILRGIKTGNRIRMTPLSGQYTPESYLETIRSSQLAITETEFKVMANGEQIGTLTRPNATLTTNFRQYAASKVWSFRYSYRQQAFDDYGRPKVDEHGKPVYETVEANDPVSVIYLPDGIMQFYAPYTFRGELFGLPNQTVQTFKWQLGPTSASDCYVCTDSFLDIKLVP; encoded by the coding sequence ATGAAAAAGAGAATCAATATATTACTGCTGGCTGGGCTGTTATTCTCAGCCGTTGCATGCGACGATTCGGAAAATAACTTCAGCGAGTCGACCTCGACCCGGATCGAGCAGACGCTTGAACGCTACAAATTCGCATTGCAGGCCGGGAAGACATGGGTGATGGAGTATTTCCCTGACGAGAATCTCGGTTATGGCGGTTGGATTTATATCGTCGAATTCCAGGATGACCGTATGGTTAAGGCCTGGTTCGAGGGGAGCACTTTCGTCGAAGCCGACCCGCTGCGGACGGAATCGGAATATCGGGTCGAATTCTCGACCGGTCCCATGCTGAAATTTGCGACCCATAACGATTACCTGCATTTCTTCTCGTTTCCCGGAGACAACGGCGCCGGCTACCAAGGATGGAAAGGAGATTACGAATTCACGTTCATGTCGCTCTCTCCGGCTTTCGATGAAATCATTCTGCGGGGCATTAAAACCGGCAACCGGATTCGCATGACGCCGCTTTCGGGACAATACACGCCGGAGAGTTACCTCGAAACCATCCGCAGCAGCCAATTGGCGATCACCGAGACCGAATTCAAGGTAATGGCCAATGGCGAACAAATCGGGACACTCACGCGGCCCAACGCGACGCTGACGACCAATTTCCGGCAATATGCCGCCAGCAAAGTTTGGTCGTTCCGCTACAGTTATCGCCAACAAGCCTTCGACGATTATGGACGGCCGAAGGTGGACGAACATGGGAAACCGGTCTACGAAACGGTCGAAGCCAATGATCCCGTCAGCGTCATCTACCTGCCAGACGGCATCATGCAGTTTTATGCCCCCTACACGTTTCGGGGTGAATTGTTCGGACTTCCGAACCAGACGGTGCAAACCTTCAAATGGCAATTGGGACCTACCTCGGCATCGGATTGTTACGTTTGCACCGACTCGTTTCTCGACATCAAATTGGTTCCGTGA
- a CDS encoding putative zinc-binding metallopeptidase — MQPTIISLFLLLLVAGATTSCDKDEPDGKSIFVDPAEEKTEFDFWLDRHYTEPYNIRFEYRMPDRETHFNYWVSPPPVDKSIEVAKLIKYSTLDAMAELMSDQKDPLLFAKSYFPRVLYLVGSFEISSTGNTVLASAENGLQINVLGVKFFDREKDSERIAGTMLHEFMHILDGTYPVPSDYDTITQSDYVGDKYAQSGNDYMELGFVSKYARSSPAEDIAETGGRLISMSEEEWEAMLSSIESADGRAKIEKKRSILIAWLRDDFGVDVAKWSDIYLRRLSELGDIDWTNLED; from the coding sequence ATGCAACCGACAATCATATCCCTGTTCTTGCTTCTGCTTGTCGCAGGCGCAACGACCTCATGCGACAAGGACGAACCGGACGGCAAAAGCATCTTTGTCGATCCCGCCGAGGAAAAGACCGAGTTCGATTTCTGGCTCGACCGGCACTATACGGAACCTTACAACATTCGTTTCGAATACCGCATGCCTGACCGCGAAACCCACTTCAACTACTGGGTCTCGCCGCCGCCCGTGGACAAATCGATCGAGGTGGCCAAACTGATCAAATACTCGACGCTTGACGCCATGGCGGAACTGATGTCCGATCAGAAAGATCCATTGCTCTTCGCAAAGAGTTATTTCCCGCGGGTACTCTATTTGGTGGGCAGTTTTGAGATCAGCAGCACCGGAAACACCGTGCTGGCATCGGCTGAAAATGGCCTTCAAATCAATGTTCTCGGCGTAAAATTTTTCGACCGGGAAAAGGACAGCGAACGAATCGCCGGAACGATGCTTCATGAGTTCATGCATATCCTCGATGGTACATATCCCGTACCGAGCGACTACGATACCATTACGCAAAGCGATTATGTGGGTGACAAGTATGCCCAAAGCGGTAATGACTACATGGAGCTGGGCTTCGTTTCGAAGTATGCACGTTCGAGTCCCGCAGAGGACATCGCCGAAACGGGCGGACGCCTGATCAGCATGAGCGAGGAGGAGTGGGAGGCAATGCTCTCCTCGATCGAAAGCGCGGACGGCCGCGCCAAAATCGAGAAGAAGCGCTCGATTCTCATCGCATGGCTCCGCGACGATTTTGGCGTGGACGTTGCGAAGTGGAGCGACATCTACCTGCGCCGTCTTTCCGAACTCGGAGACATCGACTGGACAAATCTTGAAGATTAA